One region of Triticum aestivum cultivar Chinese Spring chromosome 6B, IWGSC CS RefSeq v2.1, whole genome shotgun sequence genomic DNA includes:
- the LOC123136394 gene encoding single-stranded DNA-binding protein WHY2, mitochondrial, with translation MLRLSRFLPSTSRGVTDLKDVLWSSSLTFKHALSTSAANVDESTSARKFASYTVFKGKAALSISPILPLFTKLESGGSRVNRNGSVMLTFFPAVGQRKYDYTKKQLFALSPTEVGSLISLGPAESCEFFHDPSMKSSHEGQVKKSLSITPLGSDNGYFVNITVLNNVQKTNERLSVPVTKAEFAVMRTALSFALPHIMGWDQALSTHPQSTSTSASKPRFERPNPASEWDR, from the exons ATGCTCCGCCTCTCCcgcttcctcccctccacctccag gggAGTCACTGACCTCAAAGATGTTCTCTGGAGCAGTTCATTGACATTCAAGCATGCGCTTTCGACTTCAGCTGCAAATGTTGATG AGAGTACATCTGCTAGAAAGTTTGCGAGCTACACTGTGTTCAAGGGAAAGGCTGCACTTTCCATAAGTCCTATTCTTCCTTTATTCACCAAACTTGAA TCTGGAGGATCTCGAGTGAACAGAAATGGATCGGTAATGTTGACCTTCTTCCCGGCAGTTGGACAAAGGAAGTATGACTATACAAAGAAACAG CTCTTTGCTCTGTCACCTACTGAAGTTGGAAGCTTGATAAGTCTTGGGCCTGCTGAATCTTGTGAATTTTTCCATGATCCTTCCATGAAATCAAG TCATGAAGGCCAAGTGAAAAAATCATTGTCGATCACTCCTCTTGGCAGTGACAATGGATACTTCGTTAACATAA CTGTTCTGAATAATGTGCAAAAGACCAACGAACGCCTTTCAGTCCCTGTAACAAAAGCTGAATTTGCAGTTATGCGCACGGCATTGAGT TTTGCATTGCCGCACATCATGGGTTGGGACCAAGCGTTGTCAACTCACCCTCAAAGCACCTCGACCTCAGCTAGCAAGCCTAGGTTCGAGCGCCCAAACCCAGCTTCTGAGTGGGACAGGTGA
- the LOC123136395 gene encoding probable arabinose 5-phosphate isomerase — protein sequence MGSLPVLSPPECAPPPTEGTRATVAASDLATLFDAQRRHLDHFFDRLDMPQAAAFAQALLDAPGAVFFTGVGKSGIVARKLAQTLASLGFARAGFLSPVDALHGDIGSVFPGDVLVLLSKSGASDELLALAPCARAKGAKLISLTSAASGADCPLAAACDLNVHLPLQGEVCPFGLAPVTSTAIQMVFGDTVVAAIMEARRLTRDQYASNHPAGKIGKTLIFKVKDVMKKQNELPLCKEGDMIMDQLTELTSKGCGCLLVVDDEYHLIGTFTDGDLRRTLKASGPAIFSLTVGEMCNRNPRTITADAMAVEAMEKMESPPSPVQFLPVVDDKNVVSGIITLHGLVSAGL from the exons ATGGGCTCGCTCCCGGTGCTCTCCCCGCCGGAATGCGCGCCGCCTCCGACGGAGGGGAcgcgggcgacggtggcggcgtcGGACCTGGCCACGCTCTTCGACGCGCAGCGCCGCCACCTCGACCACTTCTTCGACCGGCTCGACATGCCGCAGGCGGCGGCGTTCGCGCAGGCGCTGCTCGACGCGCCCGGGGCCGTCTTCTTCACCGGCGTCGGCAAGTCCGGCATCGTGGCCCGCAAGCTGGCGCAGACGCTCGCCTCCCTCGGCTTCGCGCGCGCCGGCTTCCTGTCCCCCGTCGACGCGCTCCACGGCGACATCGGCTCCGTCTTCCCCGGGGACGTCCTCGTGCTGCTCTCCAAGTCCGGCGCCTCCGACGAGCTGCTCGCGCTCGCGCCCTGCGCGCGCGCCAAGGGCGCCAAGCTCATCTCGCTCACCTCCGCGGCCTCCGGCGCCGACTGCCCGCTCGCCGCCGCCTGCGACCTCAACGTGCACCTCCCGCTGCAGGGGGAGGTCTGCCCCTTCGGCCTCGCGCCCGTCACCTCCACCGCCATACAGATGGTCTTCGGCGacaccgtcgtcgccgccatcatGGAGGCGCGCCGCCTCACCAGGGACCAGTACGCGTCAAACCACCCCGCCGGGAAAATCGGCAAGACCCTCATCTTCAAG GTTAAGGATGTCATGAAGAAACAAAACGAGCTTCCATTGTGCAAGGAGGGAGATATGATAATGGATCAACTTACTGAGCTCACTAGTAAAGGTTGTGGCTGTCTTCTTGTGGTTGATGATGAGTATCATTTGATTGGAACTTTCACCGACGGAGACCTCCGGCGTACACTCAAGGCCAGTGGGCCAGCTATTTTCAGTCTAACAGTTGGAGAGATGTGCAACAG GAACCCAAGGACAATCACCGCGGATGCAATGGCGGTTGAAGCCATGGAGAAGATGGAGTCACCCCCTTCACCTGTGCAGTTCCTGCCGGTCGTCGATGACAAAAACGTCGTGTCTGGGATCATTACACTGCATGGGTTGGTCTCCGCTGGATTGTAA